A region from the Thalassophryne amazonica chromosome 2, fThaAma1.1, whole genome shotgun sequence genome encodes:
- the LOC117531687 gene encoding AP-1 complex subunit sigma-2-like, whose product MQFMLLFSRQGKLRLQKWYVPLSDKERKKISRDLVQTILARKPKMCSFLEWRDLKIVYKRYASLYFCCAVEDQDNELITLEVIHRYVELLDKYFGSVCELDIIFNFEKAYFILDEFLLGGEAQETSKKNVLKAIEQADLLQEEAEAPRSVLEEIGLT is encoded by the exons ATGCAGTTCATGCTGTTGTTCAGCCGGCAGGGAAAGCTACGGTTACAAAAATGGTATGTGCCTTTGTCCGATAAGGAGAGGAAGAAGATCTCCAGAGACCTGGTCCAGACCATACTGGCCAGGAAACCTAAGATGTGCAGCTTCTTGGAGTGGAGGGACCTCAAGATTGTCTACAAGAG ATATGCTAGTCTGTATTTCTGCTGTGCAGTAGAGGATCAGGATAATGAGCTGATCACCCTGGAGGTCATCCACAGATATGTGGAGCTGTTGGATAAATACTTTGGCAGT GTGTGCGAGCTGGATATTATTTTCAACTTTGAGAAAGCTTACTTTATCCTCGATGAGTTTCTGCTGGGTGGAGAAGCTCAGGAGACGTCCAAGAAGAATGTGCTGAAGGCCATTGAGCAGGCCGACCTGCTGCAGGAG GAGGCTGAGGCACCACGGAGTGTGTTAGAGGAAATTGGGCTGACCTAG